One Sphingomicrobium marinum genomic window carries:
- a CDS encoding glycosyltransferase family 4 protein produces the protein MKAADLKIALSSGNYNYVRDGANQALNRLVGYLLKEGAQVRIYSPTVDEPAFEPTGELVSVPSFAIPGRKEYRFPLWLTGKVRDDLEKFDPDIVHIASPDVVSHRMVTWARKHDIPAIASVHTRFETYLEYYHLSIFEPYMRAGLRRLYQRCDALVAPAESTVAVLEAQRMNDDISIWSRGVDRDQWNPERRDMEWRRSHGIADDEFVIAFLGRIVMEKGLDVFSDSVAELRKRGVKHRVLVIGKGPAHDWFADRLADDAIFIGQQTGNDLARAVASSDVLLNPSVTEAFGNVTLEAMAVGLPVVAVAATGTNNLVTDGVNGFLCPPHDTKCLADGLQKYAEDPALRADHGAEGLARAKTRDWDTINSAVVDVYKRVLRRRGKA, from the coding sequence ATGAAGGCGGCAGACCTCAAGATTGCCCTGTCCTCGGGCAACTATAACTATGTGCGCGACGGGGCGAACCAGGCGCTCAATCGCCTGGTCGGCTACTTGCTGAAAGAAGGCGCGCAGGTCCGCATCTATTCGCCGACGGTCGATGAACCAGCGTTCGAACCGACGGGCGAACTGGTGTCGGTGCCAAGCTTCGCCATTCCCGGACGCAAGGAATACCGCTTCCCGCTCTGGCTTACCGGCAAGGTCAGGGACGATCTTGAAAAGTTCGATCCCGACATCGTCCATATCGCCAGCCCGGACGTGGTGTCCCACCGCATGGTAACCTGGGCGCGCAAGCACGACATTCCCGCGATCGCCAGCGTGCATACCCGCTTCGAGACCTATCTCGAATATTACCACCTGTCGATTTTCGAGCCTTACATGCGCGCCGGCCTGCGGCGGCTGTACCAGCGCTGCGATGCGCTGGTCGCTCCTGCCGAAAGCACGGTCGCGGTGCTCGAGGCGCAGCGGATGAACGATGACATCTCGATCTGGAGCCGCGGTGTCGATCGCGACCAGTGGAACCCCGAACGCCGCGACATGGAATGGCGCCGCAGCCACGGCATCGCGGACGACGAATTCGTCATCGCCTTCCTGGGCCGCATCGTGATGGAAAAAGGGCTCGACGTCTTTTCGGACAGTGTCGCCGAACTGCGCAAACGCGGCGTCAAACACCGCGTGCTCGTGATCGGCAAGGGTCCCGCGCATGACTGGTTCGCCGATCGCCTTGCCGACGATGCCATCTTCATCGGGCAGCAGACGGGCAACGATCTGGCGCGCGCCGTGGCGTCGTCCGATGTGTTGCTCAATCCGTCGGTCACCGAGGCATTCGGCAACGTGACCCTGGAGGCGATGGCGGTCGGCCTGCCCGTGGTGGCCGTGGCCGCCACCGGCACCAACAACCTCGTCACCGACGGAGTAAACGGGTTTCTTTGCCCGCCGCACGATACGAAATGTCTCGCCGACGGGCTGCAAAAATATGCCGAAGATCCCGCCTTGCGCGCCGATCATGGCGCCGAGGGCCTGGCCCGCGCCAAGACGCGCGACTGGGATACGATCAACTCGGCCGTCGTCGACGTGTACAAACGCGTGCTTAGGCGCCGCGGGAAAGCCTAG
- a CDS encoding PadR family transcriptional regulator gives MGGRSWQYRFGRGDWAPFVAMSMGKGWDKDFDFNFGPGGRGGGGRRGRGRKRMFDAGELRLVLLHLLSEKPRHGYDLIREIEEMTGGGYSPSPGTVYPTLQLLEEMDLIEEIDDKTSKRLFSITKEGKTYLAKRTDEIETLMGRLERHGAKHERVGRPELKKAIANVMTAMWHKVATEEADEETLAEIAAILDKAAKKIAKL, from the coding sequence ATGGGTGGCAGGAGCTGGCAATATCGCTTCGGACGCGGCGATTGGGCGCCCTTCGTCGCGATGAGCATGGGCAAGGGCTGGGACAAGGATTTCGATTTCAACTTCGGCCCGGGCGGGCGTGGCGGCGGTGGTCGCCGCGGACGCGGGCGCAAACGCATGTTCGATGCCGGTGAATTGCGGCTCGTGCTCCTGCACTTGCTGAGCGAAAAGCCGCGCCATGGCTACGACCTTATTCGCGAGATCGAGGAGATGACGGGGGGCGGCTATTCGCCCAGCCCCGGCACGGTCTATCCCACACTGCAGTTGCTCGAGGAAATGGACCTCATCGAAGAGATCGATGACAAGACCTCAAAGCGGCTCTTTTCGATCACCAAAGAAGGCAAGACCTATCTCGCCAAGCGCACCGACGAGATCGAAACGCTGATGGGGCGGCTCGAACGGCATGGTGCCAAGCACGAGCGGGTGGGGCGCCCCGAACTCAAGAAGGCGATCGCCAACGTGATGACCGCGATGTGGCACAAAGTCGCGACCGAGGAAGCCGATGAGGAAACTCTGGCCGAGATCGCGGCGATCCTCGACAAAGCCGCGAAAAAGATCGCGAAGCTCTAG
- a CDS encoding phosphatase PAP2 family protein, translating into MVATAFLTAGTLVWTTILLVAVGGSVCVAGLHYLGWRGAPHLKTFRDDEWRAIYAVFVLAGFALAAYSPIKSWLNQFGFWADPALAALETIMFGTDPIRWLRWMAVEPLMVVYAQGWIPLMLVALGIVARARSHLVLTFFLIWGPASLLLQALYQSAGPILYDPDRYGPFPALAEHYADYLVSVEKPGVGTGISAMPSVHVMVAAWLLLVAWHGPWRWPALAFLVLIFLLSIASGWHYALDGLIGMTIVFALHRILGNIFATTNGSERAQTRLMQGA; encoded by the coding sequence ATGGTAGCGACCGCTTTCCTGACCGCCGGCACGCTTGTCTGGACGACCATCTTGCTTGTCGCGGTCGGTGGCTCCGTCTGCGTGGCCGGGCTGCATTATCTGGGCTGGCGCGGGGCGCCGCATCTCAAAACGTTCAGGGATGATGAATGGCGCGCCATCTACGCCGTTTTCGTCCTCGCCGGATTTGCGCTCGCAGCCTATTCGCCCATCAAGTCCTGGCTCAACCAATTCGGTTTTTGGGCTGACCCCGCGCTTGCCGCATTGGAAACCATCATGTTCGGCACCGACCCGATCAGATGGTTGCGATGGATGGCGGTCGAACCGCTGATGGTAGTGTATGCCCAAGGCTGGATACCGTTGATGCTGGTGGCGCTTGGTATCGTTGCGCGCGCTCGCAGCCACTTGGTCCTTACGTTTTTTCTGATCTGGGGGCCCGCCTCGCTGCTGCTGCAGGCTCTGTATCAATCGGCAGGCCCCATTCTTTACGACCCAGATCGCTACGGACCATTCCCGGCGCTTGCCGAACATTATGCCGATTATCTCGTTTCGGTCGAAAAACCGGGCGTGGGCACGGGCATTTCAGCGATGCCATCGGTTCACGTCATGGTTGCCGCATGGCTGCTGCTGGTGGCGTGGCATGGCCCGTGGCGCTGGCCGGCGCTCGCCTTTCTCGTACTGATTTTCCTGCTGTCGATCGCGTCTGGCTGGCACTATGCGCTCGACGGGTTGATCGGCATGACGATCGTTTTCGCGCTGCACCGAATATTGGGCAACATCTTTGCCACCACGAACGGTAGCGAGCGCGCGCAAACGCGGCTAATGCAGGGCGCATGA
- a CDS encoding PI-PLC domain-containing protein: MRGRYLCVGACVALSACSQQEGCSSYREHDRPLIAHAGGGLPDGLYTNSRAAMDLAVKNGFTLIELDFIERDGALLIGHDEDRMSELTLEELFAWLEKHPDVRIVTDIKTGNDGLRYLAPHADRFIPQIYYPREYGTVRRLGFDDIIFTAYGAWSNDWITKVNKLDLFAVTIPMRWVHVAPRIEHELYLHTFNRPMGSLGLYTDCLIPEQAS, from the coding sequence ATGAGGGGGCGATATCTTTGTGTGGGCGCTTGCGTTGCCCTCTCGGCCTGTAGCCAGCAGGAAGGTTGTTCCTCGTATCGCGAACATGATCGCCCGCTTATCGCGCATGCTGGCGGCGGCTTGCCCGATGGCCTCTACACCAACAGTCGTGCCGCGATGGATCTTGCCGTCAAGAACGGCTTCACGCTGATCGAACTCGACTTCATCGAGCGCGATGGCGCGCTGCTGATCGGGCACGATGAGGATCGCATGAGCGAGCTGACCCTCGAAGAGTTGTTCGCATGGCTCGAAAAGCATCCCGACGTGCGCATTGTTACCGATATCAAGACCGGCAATGACGGCCTGCGCTACCTTGCTCCTCACGCCGACCGGTTCATCCCGCAAATCTATTATCCGCGCGAATATGGGACAGTCCGCCGGCTGGGCTTTGACGATATCATCTTCACCGCATACGGCGCGTGGTCCAATGACTGGATCACCAAAGTGAACAAGCTCGACCTGTTCGCGGTTACCATCCCAATGCGTTGGGTGCACGTCGCGCCGCGGATCGAGCACGAGTTGTATCTGCACACCTTTAACAGGCCGATGGGATCCTTGGGCCTGTACACCGATTGCCTCATCCCGGAGCAAGCGTCGTGA